TGCCGGGCTGCCCGCCGACCGCGGAAGCGCTGCTCTACGGCGTCTTGCTGCTGCAGAAGAAGATTCGGCGGACCGGGACGATCGAGCGGTAAGACAAGGGCGTCATGCTCGGGCTCGACCCGAGCATCTCCTGACGGAGAGGCGCAGGTTGCGAAGACAGGATTGAGCTCGATCCTGCATGAGATGGTCGGGTCAAGCCCGACCATGACGCGGAACGGGCAACGAAGGTGAGACGATGAGCGAAGCGCTCGTACAACTCGGCGAAGAGATCAAGGCGGCACTGCCCGGCGCGGTGACCGATATCGTCGTCGCCTATGACGAGCTGACCGTGCTCGCCGAGGCGGCTTCGATCGTGCGGGTCCTCAAGACCCTTTATGACGATCAGCGCTTCCGCTTCGTCAACTTCACCGACATTGCCGGAGCCGACTATCCGCAGCGCGAGAAGCGCTTCGAGGTCGTCTACCACCTGCTCTCGCCGCGCCATAACCGGCGCATCCGCGTCAAGGTCATGGCGGATGAGGCGACCCCGGTCCCCTCCGTGATCGAGGTCTTCCCGGCCGCGAACTGGTACGAGCGCGAGGCCTACGATTTCTACGGCATCCTGT
This genomic interval from Bosea sp. 29B contains the following:
- a CDS encoding NADH-quinone oxidoreductase subunit C, which gives rise to MSEALVQLGEEIKAALPGAVTDIVVAYDELTVLAEAASIVRVLKTLYDDQRFRFVNFTDIAGADYPQREKRFEVVYHLLSPRHNRRIRVKVMADEATPVPSVIEVFPAANWYEREAYDFYGILFSNHPDLRRILTDYGFEGYPLRKDFPLTGFVEVRYDDEQKRVVYEPVKLNQEFRNFDFLSPWEGTEYVLPGDEKAKAG